In Opitutaceae bacterium TAV5, one genomic interval encodes:
- a CDS encoding permease, with protein MKILQRHIFFSVLFTCSMAVFLFAFILLVGNMLKDLLGYALAGQITIPVLLKLSALLVPYVAAYALPLGILTGVLLVLGRMSGNSEITAMRAAGLGLGFVARPILLLAVAGVVIELGINYYYMPVARTIYVATRNEAVRQDPLKVITPRTFIRDFTGAVIYVDEKDGDRLRDLWVWELDKQNRVVRAHHALSGEVSYNEADNKLVLSVQNGTTEIRDDDNPEDFSKAVKVGSFGSAEFEFSLDHLFSKSGGKEKLSWMTFGQLLAKRQELAAAENAETPAGKKQRMRLEMAFNEKAASSLAVLAFALIGVPLGIKVSRRETSANLMVAMLLILAYYFLAGFAGWLENYPALRPDILVWLPPLAFGAVGVWLFCRIGRMA; from the coding sequence GTGAAAATTCTCCAACGACACATCTTTTTCAGCGTCCTGTTTACCTGCAGCATGGCGGTGTTCCTTTTTGCGTTCATCCTGCTGGTGGGCAACATGCTCAAGGATCTGCTCGGCTACGCGCTGGCGGGCCAGATCACGATCCCGGTGCTGCTGAAGCTCTCCGCCCTGCTCGTGCCCTACGTGGCCGCCTACGCCCTGCCGCTCGGCATCCTCACCGGCGTGCTCCTCGTGCTCGGGCGGATGTCGGGCAACAGCGAGATCACCGCGATGCGCGCCGCTGGCCTCGGTCTCGGTTTTGTGGCCCGTCCGATCCTCCTGCTGGCGGTGGCCGGCGTCGTGATCGAACTCGGCATCAATTATTATTACATGCCTGTCGCGCGGACGATCTACGTTGCGACCCGCAACGAGGCGGTGCGCCAGGACCCGCTCAAGGTCATCACGCCGCGCACGTTCATCCGCGATTTTACCGGCGCGGTGATTTACGTGGACGAAAAGGACGGCGACCGCCTCCGGGACCTGTGGGTCTGGGAGCTCGACAAACAAAACCGCGTGGTCCGCGCCCACCACGCGCTCTCCGGCGAGGTGAGCTACAACGAAGCCGACAACAAGCTGGTGCTCTCCGTGCAGAACGGCACGACGGAAATCCGTGACGACGACAATCCCGAGGATTTCAGCAAGGCCGTAAAAGTGGGCTCGTTCGGCAGCGCGGAATTCGAGTTTTCGCTCGACCACCTGTTTTCGAAATCGGGAGGGAAGGAGAAACTTTCATGGATGACGTTTGGCCAGTTGCTGGCGAAGCGGCAGGAACTGGCGGCGGCGGAAAACGCGGAGACGCCGGCGGGGAAAAAACAGCGCATGCGGCTGGAAATGGCGTTCAACGAAAAGGCGGCGAGTTCGCTGGCCGTGCTGGCCTTCGCGCTGATCGGTGTGCCGCTCGGCATCAAGGTGTCGCGCCGCGAGACGTCGGCCAACCTCATGGTGGCGATGCTCCTGATTCTCGCCTACTACTTCCTCGCGGGTTTCGCCGGCTGGCTGGAAAATTATCCCGCGCTGCGCCCGGATATTCTCGTGTGGCTGCCCCCGCTGGCTTTCGGCGCGGTGGGCGTCTGGCTTTTTTGCCGGATCGGCCGGATGGCATGA
- a CDS encoding glutamate dehydrogenase, whose amino-acid sequence MVNTSGQPARPLSTLYDSDVFRMACRQYDLAADLIGVPDEVRERTKLPKRCLSVTMPVRCDDGSVRMLEGFRVQHHLSLGPTKGGLRFHPDVTIGEVAALAMWMSWKCALVGLPYGGAKGGVAVDPGALSRRELENVSRRYMQEMIPFVGPTIDVMAPDVGTGEQVMAWMMDTYSIHVGNAVPAVVTGKPLAIGGSEGRREATGFGVAHLVIRQLESMNIPVAGATVAIQGFGNVGTEAALALQARGAKIVAVGDVTGGYHAEGGLDVQAAVKHAKEHRNLTGWSGGDAVTNEQLLELPCTVLIPAALERVITPANAGRLRCRVLAEAANGPTTNEADRILAERGDIEIIPDILCNSGGVVVSYFEWVQDLQSLFWTRDEVMRKLCEILDRSREAVEAQRRKLGCSRRLAALSLGIGRVAEAKASRGLFP is encoded by the coding sequence ATGGTGAACACCTCCGGTCAACCCGCCCGCCCGCTTTCCACGCTCTACGATTCCGACGTCTTTCGCATGGCCTGCCGCCAGTACGACCTCGCCGCCGATCTCATCGGCGTGCCGGACGAGGTGCGGGAGCGGACCAAGTTGCCCAAACGCTGCCTGTCGGTGACCATGCCGGTGCGGTGCGACGACGGCAGCGTGCGCATGCTGGAGGGATTTCGGGTGCAGCATCATCTCTCGCTCGGTCCGACCAAGGGCGGCTTGCGTTTCCATCCGGATGTGACGATTGGCGAGGTGGCCGCGCTGGCCATGTGGATGAGCTGGAAATGCGCGCTCGTCGGCCTGCCCTACGGCGGAGCCAAGGGCGGCGTGGCCGTCGATCCCGGCGCCCTGTCCCGGCGCGAACTGGAAAACGTGTCCCGCCGGTACATGCAGGAAATGATCCCGTTTGTGGGGCCGACCATCGACGTCATGGCTCCCGATGTGGGCACCGGCGAGCAGGTGATGGCCTGGATGATGGACACCTATTCGATCCATGTCGGCAACGCCGTGCCGGCGGTGGTGACGGGCAAGCCGCTGGCCATCGGCGGTTCGGAAGGCAGGCGCGAGGCGACCGGTTTCGGTGTCGCCCATCTGGTGATACGGCAACTCGAGTCGATGAACATTCCGGTGGCCGGAGCCACGGTGGCGATTCAGGGATTCGGCAACGTGGGGACGGAAGCGGCGCTCGCATTGCAGGCCCGCGGAGCGAAGATCGTGGCGGTCGGCGATGTTACCGGCGGGTACCATGCGGAGGGAGGCCTGGATGTGCAGGCGGCTGTGAAACATGCCAAGGAGCACCGGAATCTGACGGGCTGGAGCGGCGGCGATGCCGTGACCAACGAGCAGTTGCTGGAATTGCCCTGCACGGTCCTGATCCCGGCCGCGCTGGAACGGGTGATCACGCCGGCCAATGCGGGGCGGCTGCGCTGCCGTGTGCTGGCCGAGGCGGCCAACGGGCCGACGACCAACGAGGCCGACCGCATCCTTGCCGAGCGGGGCGACATCGAAATCATCCCGGACATCCTCTGCAACAGCGGCGGCGTGGTGGTCTCCTATTTCGAATGGGTGCAGGACTTGCAGAGCCTGTTCTGGACGCGTGACGAGGTGATGCGGAAATTGTGCGAGATTCTCGACCGCTCCCGCGAGGCGGTGGAGGCGCAGCGGCGGAAGCTGGGCTGTTCGCGACGGCTCGCCGCGCTGAGCCTCGGCATCGGCCGGGTGGCGGAAGCCAAAGCCTCGCGCGGGCTTTTCCCGTGA
- a CDS encoding sulfatase, with protein sequence MSAAPDILWIVTTQWRAQACGYAGDPNARTPSLDALASSSINYTQAVTPHPFGPFARAALLTGVASPANGVRDYFDPLPADARTLAHRMAELGYGTAWFGKWHLAPRDPHAALVGEAHARQPVPPERRGGFAFWEGFEGGFLLNDPWLHGTRLPEPVRMRGYQSDVVCERAAAWWIDRKNVARAFSANRPWTALRAANVLPDMGIPPVSATGARDARPTFCVVSLEPPHPPYAAPVPADLPSSPAPADLVLPPNVPRGGDTETQARRELAGYYAHIAATDRAIGRLVAAVDAAAAGQGRAAPAIVFTSVHGDMHGAHGLFRKGWPHEESVRVPLLVRLPGSGSAGSRPPATSDEPVSLLDLPAMTLALAKGSTGSAGSAVKPWRCERDRAEISMPSVVALSHQCDRVWRGWRSPARKEIFNADGSPWLSFDLTKDPGETSPLPFRVS encoded by the coding sequence ATGAGCGCGGCCCCTGACATCCTCTGGATCGTGACCACGCAATGGCGGGCGCAGGCCTGCGGTTATGCGGGAGACCCGAACGCCCGCACGCCCAGCCTCGACGCGCTGGCGTCATCGTCGATCAACTACACGCAGGCGGTGACGCCGCATCCCTTCGGCCCGTTTGCGCGCGCAGCCTTGCTGACCGGGGTGGCGTCGCCGGCCAACGGCGTGCGAGACTACTTCGATCCGTTGCCGGCCGACGCCCGCACCCTCGCACACCGGATGGCGGAGCTCGGTTACGGGACGGCCTGGTTCGGCAAGTGGCACCTTGCCCCGCGCGATCCGCACGCCGCGCTGGTCGGCGAGGCGCACGCGCGCCAGCCCGTGCCGCCGGAGCGCCGCGGAGGTTTCGCCTTTTGGGAGGGCTTCGAGGGCGGTTTCCTGCTCAACGATCCCTGGCTGCACGGCACGCGCCTGCCGGAGCCGGTGCGCATGCGCGGTTACCAGAGCGACGTCGTGTGCGAGCGCGCCGCCGCATGGTGGATTGACAGGAAAAACGTGGCACGGGCTTTTTCCGCCAATCGCCCGTGGACGGCGCTCCGCGCCGCCAATGTTCTCCCGGACATGGGCATCCCGCCTGTATCCGCAACCGGTGCGCGGGACGCCCGCCCCACGTTCTGCGTCGTCAGCCTGGAGCCCCCGCATCCTCCCTACGCCGCGCCGGTGCCGGCGGACCTCCCATCCTCTCCGGCTCCCGCCGACCTCGTCCTCCCGCCCAATGTCCCGCGCGGCGGCGACACGGAAACGCAGGCCCGCCGCGAACTCGCCGGTTACTACGCGCACATCGCCGCCACGGATCGCGCCATCGGCCGGCTTGTGGCTGCTGTCGATGCCGCCGCGGCCGGGCAGGGGAGAGCGGCGCCGGCCATCGTGTTCACCTCGGTGCACGGCGACATGCACGGGGCGCACGGCCTGTTCCGCAAAGGCTGGCCGCACGAGGAAAGCGTGCGTGTGCCGCTGCTCGTGCGTCTGCCCGGGTCCGGCTCCGCCGGCAGCCGTCCCCCGGCGACATCGGACGAACCGGTTTCCCTGCTCGACTTGCCGGCGATGACGCTGGCTTTGGCGAAAGGATCGACAGGATCGGCAGGATCGGCAGTAAAACCCTGGCGATGCGAGCGCGACCGCGCGGAGATTTCCATGCCTTCCGTGGTGGCGCTGTCCCACCAATGCGACCGCGTGTGGCGCGGCTGGCGTTCACCGGCGCGCAAGGAAATCTTCAACGCCGACGGTTCGCCCTGGCTGAGTTTCGACCTGACGAAGGATCCCGGTGAGACAAGCCCGCTGCCGTTCCGGGTCTCGTGA
- a CDS encoding glycoside hydrolase family 5, with amino-acid sequence MHIAMSRIKLRITSATIGAILCFGMPFRLAASTEYAPISDFYTDKNAIAAVDNRLLVSATHRAYLLFEPGVAAADIEQATLKIHLVHHKDNCQEPRDITVSAISAAAMKDIPETAASIGRGFAPSPLSGVPPATLTVDGSQDSRYWETDVTELIRAQLSGDGNPPTGGFAFMLARTNDARQGAPLRFTDRDPRNDSSSARLGKPPVLLIRKKNDIGPTAVSAINPESAFLLPISMPFGNGDVATTSRLRGFTVRFDADEKTFRDARALGANSVRLMLSPITTHAGNPVAAWQRMLERLPSQLEAARENGIFVVVSLFSPPMGNYRELRAAGKNAWAHYLWREPGELELMKKQAVETARLIKPFAGHVWLELKNEPLDWDDFPGYPRNWPEWAQRLIDAVREVSDVPLVVQVGPGGLCWGFSTFPVLKGENIVYSVHNYQPHAYTHQGVKNLEGTDLKQAYEKIKQPWPGVFGDNGGGLWNKERLRKELTPAIEFARKNKVRIYVGEFGVARWAPDAAQYLRDNIELFEELGWDWTYHAFRESHIWSFEHNEEYSTYHDARRAGSMNEREKILRQFLSLNAQ; translated from the coding sequence ATTCATATTGCCATGTCTCGTATCAAATTACGCATCACATCAGCCACTATTGGAGCGATCCTTTGTTTCGGAATGCCGTTTCGCCTCGCCGCCTCTACCGAATACGCCCCGATCTCTGATTTCTACACGGACAAAAATGCCATTGCCGCCGTGGACAACCGCCTCCTCGTTTCCGCGACACACCGCGCCTACCTGCTTTTTGAACCGGGCGTTGCCGCCGCCGACATCGAGCAGGCCACACTCAAAATCCACCTCGTCCATCACAAGGACAATTGTCAGGAACCCCGGGATATCACCGTCAGCGCCATTTCCGCCGCGGCCATGAAAGACATCCCCGAAACTGCCGCCTCCATCGGGCGCGGTTTCGCCCCTTCCCCTCTGTCCGGAGTCCCCCCCGCCACGCTCACGGTCGACGGCTCGCAGGACAGTCGCTATTGGGAAACCGACGTCACCGAACTCATCCGCGCGCAACTCTCGGGTGATGGAAACCCGCCCACAGGCGGCTTCGCTTTCATGCTCGCCCGCACAAACGATGCACGCCAAGGAGCCCCGCTTCGTTTTACTGACCGTGATCCCCGGAACGATTCCAGTAGCGCCCGCCTTGGAAAACCGCCCGTCCTCCTCATTCGCAAAAAAAACGACATCGGCCCGACTGCCGTTTCCGCCATCAACCCGGAGTCCGCGTTCCTCCTTCCCATTTCGATGCCCTTCGGTAATGGAGATGTCGCTACAACCTCGCGCCTGCGTGGTTTCACCGTGCGTTTCGACGCCGACGAAAAAACCTTCCGTGACGCTCGCGCCCTGGGAGCCAACAGTGTTCGCCTCATGCTCAGTCCCATCACGACTCACGCCGGCAATCCCGTTGCCGCCTGGCAAAGAATGCTCGAACGCCTCCCCTCCCAACTCGAAGCGGCGCGGGAGAATGGCATCTTCGTTGTCGTTTCCCTCTTCTCCCCGCCAATGGGCAATTACCGTGAACTCCGGGCGGCTGGTAAAAATGCATGGGCCCATTATTTGTGGCGCGAGCCGGGTGAACTCGAACTCATGAAAAAACAGGCCGTCGAAACGGCCCGCCTCATAAAACCTTTTGCCGGACACGTCTGGCTCGAATTGAAAAACGAACCGCTCGATTGGGACGATTTTCCGGGTTATCCGCGAAACTGGCCCGAGTGGGCGCAACGGCTCATAGACGCCGTCCGTGAAGTCAGCGATGTGCCCCTTGTCGTCCAGGTCGGTCCCGGCGGGCTCTGTTGGGGTTTTTCAACGTTTCCCGTCTTAAAAGGGGAAAACATCGTGTATAGCGTCCACAACTACCAACCCCACGCCTACACGCACCAGGGAGTCAAGAACCTTGAGGGAACCGACCTCAAGCAAGCCTATGAAAAAATCAAGCAGCCTTGGCCCGGCGTCTTCGGTGATAATGGAGGCGGCCTTTGGAACAAGGAGCGTCTCCGCAAGGAACTCACCCCTGCCATCGAATTTGCCAGAAAAAACAAGGTCCGGATTTATGTTGGTGAATTTGGCGTCGCCCGTTGGGCGCCGGATGCGGCCCAATATCTTCGCGACAATATCGAGCTTTTCGAAGAACTCGGCTGGGACTGGACCTATCATGCTTTCCGCGAAAGCCACATCTGGTCCTTTGAACATAACGAGGAATATTCGACTTATCACGACGCCCGCCGCGCCGGCTCCATGAATGAGCGGGAAAAAATTCTGCGCCAGTTTCTCAGTCTCAACGCGCAATAA
- a CDS encoding FAD-dependent oxidoreductase, translating to MDRNEHLNRLRAGEIFDVIVIGGGATGLGAAVDAAARGHRVALIEQDDFAKGTSSRSTKLVHGGVRYLKQGNVKLVREALHERGRLAKNAPHLVHNMEFVIPNYSRFDQVFYGVGMKVYDRLAGRLGLGHSLVLSRDEAIRRLPTVETHGLKGGVLYHDGQFDDSRLAINLARTAAGLGAVVVNYCKCTGFVKGGGGRIEGVRVRDEEAEAAGGGAEFEVHAKAVINATGVFVDGLRKQAEPAATDLVTVSQGIHLVLPKKFLPGNSALMVPKTADGRVLFAVPWHDCVVVGTTDTPRPAASLEPRALDEEYEFVMTHAQKYLALDPADSDVLSVFAGLRPLVKSGHGGSTAALSRDHTIVIGKTGLVTITGGKWTTYRRMAEDVIDHVEKLAGLPEHACATKELKIHGWLEDGGATLRERNLRVYGADAEGVRALIARRPDLAAPLHPALPYQQAEVVWHAREEMARTVEDVLARRTRALLLDARASIEAAGRVAGLLAGELGRDEAWQRKQCETYARLAAGYTKAGVLPGDGVRVAA from the coding sequence ATGGATCGTAACGAACACCTGAACCGCCTGCGGGCAGGAGAGATTTTTGATGTGATCGTCATCGGCGGCGGCGCCACCGGGCTGGGAGCGGCCGTCGATGCGGCGGCGCGCGGACATCGCGTGGCGCTGATCGAGCAGGACGACTTCGCCAAGGGCACGTCGAGCCGCTCGACCAAGCTCGTCCACGGCGGCGTGCGTTATCTGAAACAGGGCAACGTCAAACTCGTTCGCGAGGCGCTGCACGAGCGCGGACGCCTGGCGAAAAATGCGCCGCATCTGGTGCACAATATGGAATTCGTAATCCCCAACTACTCGCGCTTCGACCAGGTATTTTATGGGGTGGGCATGAAGGTTTATGACCGGCTGGCGGGGCGGCTCGGCCTCGGGCATTCGCTGGTCCTGAGCCGCGACGAGGCGATACGCCGGCTGCCGACCGTGGAAACACACGGGCTCAAGGGCGGCGTGCTGTATCACGACGGGCAATTCGACGACTCCCGCCTGGCGATCAACCTCGCGCGGACAGCGGCCGGGCTCGGCGCGGTGGTGGTCAATTACTGCAAGTGCACCGGTTTCGTAAAAGGCGGGGGCGGCCGGATCGAGGGCGTGCGCGTGCGCGATGAGGAGGCAGAGGCCGCCGGGGGCGGCGCGGAATTCGAAGTCCACGCCAAAGCCGTCATCAACGCCACCGGAGTATTTGTTGACGGACTACGCAAGCAGGCCGAACCGGCGGCGACCGATCTGGTGACGGTGAGCCAGGGCATCCACCTTGTCCTCCCCAAAAAATTCCTGCCCGGCAACTCGGCCTTGATGGTGCCGAAGACGGCGGACGGACGCGTGCTGTTCGCCGTGCCGTGGCATGATTGCGTGGTCGTCGGCACGACGGATACACCGCGCCCCGCCGCAAGCCTGGAGCCCCGGGCGCTGGACGAGGAGTACGAGTTTGTGATGACTCACGCCCAAAAGTACCTCGCTCTCGATCCGGCGGATTCGGATGTGCTGAGCGTGTTTGCCGGACTGCGCCCGTTGGTGAAGTCGGGCCATGGAGGAAGCACGGCGGCGTTGTCGCGCGATCATACCATCGTGATCGGAAAAACCGGCCTGGTCACCATCACCGGCGGCAAATGGACGACGTACCGGCGCATGGCCGAGGATGTGATCGATCATGTCGAAAAACTCGCCGGCCTCCCCGAACACGCATGCGCGACAAAAGAGCTGAAAATCCACGGCTGGCTGGAGGATGGCGGCGCCACCCTTCGCGAACGCAACCTGCGCGTTTACGGCGCCGACGCAGAAGGCGTGCGGGCATTGATCGCCCGACGTCCCGACCTGGCGGCTCCCCTCCATCCTGCCTTGCCGTACCAACAGGCGGAAGTCGTGTGGCACGCTCGCGAAGAGATGGCGCGCACGGTCGAGGACGTGCTGGCGCGACGCACCCGGGCGTTGTTGCTCGATGCCCGCGCGTCCATCGAGGCTGCCGGTCGCGTAGCCGGTTTGCTGGCCGGCGAACTGGGTCGCGACGAAGCCTGGCAGCGGAAGCAGTGCGAGACGTATGCAAGGCTGGCGGCGGGTTATACCAAGGCAGGCGTTTTACCGGGCGACGGCGTCCGGGTTGCCGCCTGA
- a CDS encoding glucose-inhibited division protein A, protein MKQSATKLPVITTDVLVVGAGAAGLTAALAAARNGANTLLVESAGFPGGLSATLPWLGFHDRDYRQVVKGMAAEFVRRLQQSGAASPYEYDIKCGSAVSIDTHWWKCLAMQHCAEAGVKLMLHTHVLDTLREGDRVTGVVVHHKSGQQYIHALTTIDCTGDGDVAARGGVAWEKGRTGDGLVQAPTLVFRLGGGDRSAFIAGCKRDDLNYREWLAPYPDLRAKTLGRLDRMQVIICGGFAPLLERARTAGDLTVPQTRIVGVKTHRPDEFTVVMTRVLGLDPIDVNSVTLAYTRVYDQIPQLVSFFQKYVPGFASARLLEIAPMLGIRESRRIMGDHILTEDDLVNGRIFPDAVAMGAYHIDIHRPSGTWVDSRNVKAYTIPLRSLIARDVDGLMMAGKCISATHEAVASTRVIPICMAQGQAAGTAAALAAGRRVSIRQTPISELQTMLQQQGAEIGRTLEAPNRSLIEEIGQLPLNEPPTTGDHDAASSAQTAWVR, encoded by the coding sequence ATGAAACAATCCGCCACAAAACTTCCCGTCATCACCACCGATGTTCTTGTCGTCGGTGCAGGAGCAGCCGGCCTCACGGCCGCACTCGCAGCCGCCCGCAATGGGGCCAACACCCTCCTCGTCGAGTCCGCCGGATTTCCTGGCGGACTTTCCGCCACGCTTCCCTGGCTCGGTTTCCATGACCGCGATTATCGCCAGGTCGTCAAAGGCATGGCCGCCGAGTTTGTCCGCCGCCTCCAGCAAAGTGGAGCCGCCTCGCCTTACGAGTATGACATCAAGTGCGGCTCCGCGGTCAGCATTGACACACACTGGTGGAAATGTCTCGCCATGCAGCATTGCGCCGAGGCCGGCGTAAAACTCATGCTGCACACGCACGTCCTCGATACCCTGCGAGAGGGTGACAGGGTCACCGGCGTGGTTGTCCACCACAAGTCCGGTCAGCAATATATCCATGCTTTAACTACAATCGACTGCACCGGCGATGGTGATGTGGCTGCGCGCGGCGGCGTAGCCTGGGAGAAAGGCCGCACAGGTGATGGTCTCGTCCAGGCTCCCACCCTCGTTTTCCGTCTCGGTGGCGGAGATCGCTCCGCTTTTATCGCCGGATGCAAACGCGACGACCTCAACTATCGTGAATGGCTTGCGCCTTACCCGGATCTGCGTGCCAAAACCCTGGGGCGCCTTGATCGCATGCAAGTCATCATCTGCGGTGGCTTCGCTCCGCTTCTTGAACGTGCCCGTACCGCCGGGGATCTCACCGTTCCCCAAACCCGAATCGTCGGGGTGAAAACCCATCGCCCCGACGAGTTCACAGTCGTCATGACTCGCGTTCTCGGCCTCGATCCGATTGACGTCAACAGCGTGACCCTGGCCTACACCCGGGTTTACGACCAGATTCCTCAGCTCGTTTCCTTTTTTCAAAAATACGTTCCCGGATTCGCCTCCGCACGTCTTCTCGAAATCGCTCCCATGCTCGGCATTCGCGAGAGCCGTCGTATCATGGGCGATCACATCCTCACGGAAGACGATCTCGTCAATGGTCGCATTTTTCCCGATGCCGTTGCAATGGGTGCCTACCACATCGACATCCATCGCCCCTCCGGCACCTGGGTGGACTCGCGCAACGTCAAAGCCTACACGATTCCCTTGCGTAGCCTCATCGCGCGCGACGTGGACGGTCTTATGATGGCCGGCAAGTGCATCTCTGCCACACACGAAGCCGTGGCCTCGACACGTGTCATTCCCATCTGCATGGCGCAAGGTCAGGCTGCCGGCACCGCCGCCGCGCTCGCAGCCGGCCGCCGTGTCAGCATTCGCCAGACGCCGATCAGCGAGCTTCAGACAATGTTGCAACAACAGGGAGCAGAAATCGGTCGAACCCTTGAAGCGCCCAACCGTTCCCTCATCGAGGAAATCGGTCAGCTTCCGCTCAATGAACCTCCCACCACTGGCGACCATGATGCCGCCTCTTCCGCGCAAACCGCCTGGGTGCGATGA
- a CDS encoding glycogen debranching enzyme: MNYSPIINHFHRVGPGLFREASGCLRHPFIVPGAQYGAELWDWDAYWTTLGLLELARATGDTALRDEAIRHGEGSLLNFFEHQAPSGAIPIMMRADNPDVFGCTKKQGPERNQAKPVFGQFVLALEDARHRGAGVPPASGVARASLPVSVASPRTAGVPPAGLGNAGGTPAEHGLEARATPESWAGCPCHVAGVWQKKPAPLPIIAIPALDRFYAYWESRYRHAGTGLLVWGSDVAIGVDNDPTTYARPHFSSANLLLNCLYHADLEAAATLAERIGENTLATRWRARAAEIAHAIRTHCWDERDAFFYTLDVQCADHRATLIPWAKPGAPLAWPALPIRIQMFTGFLPLWRGIATPAQAELLRRHASNPDTFAAPAGIRSLSRREPMFSLAVSSNPSNWNGPVWILSNYLVWQGLLRYGFTTEADELASRTLRLLEADIAAHNATHEYYDPDTGRPIMNKGFISWNLLACAMLAKE, encoded by the coding sequence ATGAATTATTCCCCGATTATCAATCACTTCCATCGCGTCGGCCCTGGACTTTTCCGGGAGGCATCCGGTTGTCTGCGGCATCCGTTCATCGTGCCCGGCGCGCAATACGGGGCGGAGCTCTGGGACTGGGACGCGTACTGGACCACACTCGGATTGCTCGAACTCGCCCGCGCCACGGGTGACACCGCGCTCCGCGACGAAGCCATCCGGCACGGCGAAGGCAGTCTGCTCAATTTTTTCGAGCACCAAGCCCCCTCCGGCGCCATCCCGATCATGATGCGCGCCGACAACCCCGATGTCTTCGGCTGCACCAAAAAACAGGGACCCGAACGCAACCAGGCCAAACCGGTTTTCGGCCAGTTTGTGCTCGCCCTGGAAGACGCCAGGCACCGTGGCGCGGGCGTCCCGCCCGCATCCGGCGTGGCACGGGCATCCTTGCCCGTGAGCGTTGCCTCTCCGCGTACCGCGGGCGTCCCGCCCGCCGGATTGGGAAATGCGGGCGGGACACCCGCGGAACACGGGCTGGAAGCCCGTGCCACGCCGGAATCATGGGCAGGATGCCCATGCCACGTTGCGGGCGTTTGGCAGAAAAAGCCCGCGCCACTCCCGATCATCGCTATTCCCGCGCTCGACCGTTTTTACGCGTATTGGGAATCCCGTTACCGGCATGCCGGCACCGGTCTGCTCGTGTGGGGTAGCGACGTCGCCATCGGCGTGGACAACGACCCGACCACCTACGCCCGTCCGCATTTTTCATCCGCAAACCTGCTGCTCAACTGCCTGTATCACGCCGACCTCGAAGCCGCCGCCACGCTCGCCGAACGCATCGGAGAAAACACGCTCGCCACGCGCTGGCGCGCCCGTGCCGCCGAGATCGCCCACGCCATCCGCACGCACTGCTGGGACGAACGCGACGCGTTCTTCTACACGCTCGACGTCCAGTGCGCCGACCACCGCGCCACGCTCATTCCGTGGGCCAAGCCGGGCGCCCCGCTCGCATGGCCGGCGTTGCCGATACGTATCCAGATGTTCACCGGTTTCCTCCCGCTCTGGCGCGGCATCGCCACGCCCGCGCAGGCGGAGCTGCTGCGCCGCCATGCCAGCAACCCCGACACCTTTGCCGCCCCCGCCGGCATTCGCTCGCTCTCGCGCCGCGAACCCATGTTCAGCCTCGCCGTCAGCAGCAACCCCAGCAACTGGAACGGACCGGTCTGGATCCTGAGCAACTATCTCGTCTGGCAAGGGCTGCTCCGCTATGGCTTCACGACCGAAGCGGACGAACTCGCGTCCCGCACGCTCCGGCTGCTCGAAGCTGACATCGCCGCCCACAACGCCACCCACGAGTATTATGATCCGGATACAGGCCGCCCGATCATGAACAAGGGGTTTATTTCCTGGAACCTCCTCGCCTGCGCCATGCTGGCGAAAGAGTGA
- a CDS encoding glycerophosphoryl diester phosphodiesterase, which produces MRIDRVGLLVLQGHISGMNTRARPGHTSKPEIIAHRGASRDAPENTVAAIKLGWEQQADGAECDVHVTADDEVVLLHDPSLRRTGGMDVNVAEVDLATIRKVDAGAFKGEQWKGEKVPVISEVLKVLPAGKKLVVEIKGGPGVVPALKREIDKAVKAGVVKREQVEFICFDETVLRQAKTIMPECKALYLAGDYRERSPEALATLIGLCREAGFDGLDLDRGWPIGPAFVQRVHDAGLRLYVWTVNDPAKARDLAAAGVDAITTDRPGLIREALERKVSSTRIRNPA; this is translated from the coding sequence ATGCGCATTGACAGGGTTGGACTCCTCGTCCTTCAAGGGCATATTTCCGGAATGAACACGAGAGCCCGGCCCGGGCATACATCAAAACCCGAGATTATCGCTCATCGTGGCGCATCCCGGGATGCGCCGGAAAACACGGTTGCCGCGATCAAGCTCGGCTGGGAGCAGCAGGCGGACGGTGCGGAATGCGATGTGCATGTGACCGCTGATGATGAAGTGGTGCTGTTGCACGACCCGTCGCTTCGCCGCACCGGGGGCATGGACGTGAATGTCGCCGAAGTCGATCTGGCCACGATCCGGAAGGTGGATGCGGGCGCATTCAAGGGTGAGCAGTGGAAGGGGGAAAAGGTGCCGGTCATCTCCGAAGTGCTGAAAGTGCTCCCCGCCGGCAAAAAACTGGTCGTGGAAATCAAGGGCGGCCCGGGAGTCGTCCCCGCCCTGAAGCGTGAAATCGACAAAGCCGTGAAGGCCGGAGTCGTGAAACGCGAACAGGTGGAATTCATCTGCTTCGACGAAACCGTGCTTCGCCAGGCAAAGACGATCATGCCGGAGTGCAAGGCGCTGTACCTTGCCGGAGATTACAGGGAGCGTTCGCCGGAGGCTCTGGCCACACTGATCGGACTTTGCCGGGAGGCCGGTTTCGATGGTCTGGATCTGGACAGGGGATGGCCGATCGGGCCGGCATTCGTGCAACGCGTTCACGACGCCGGCCTGCGGCTTTATGTCTGGACGGTCAACGACCCCGCCAAGGCCCGCGATCTGGCGGCGGCCGGTGTCGATGCGATCACGACAGACCGGCCCGGCCTGATTCGCGAAGCCCTCGAAAGGAAGGTGTCATCCACACGGATTCGGAATCCGGCCTGA